From the Astyanax mexicanus isolate ESR-SI-001 chromosome 9, AstMex3_surface, whole genome shotgun sequence genome, one window contains:
- the ctxn2 gene encoding cortexin-2, translating to MCSVHYNHSLASMSGGEMVAYSLTLEQKTAFAFVGMLLVFLGLLIVRCFRILLDPYSSMPSSHWGDGLEGLEKGTFEYALT from the coding sequence ATGTGTAGTGTTCATTATAACCACTCCCTGGCGAGTATGAGCGGCGGAGAGATGGTGGCGTACTCTCTGACGCTGGAGCAGAAGACGGCGTTCGCCTTCGTGGGAATGCTGCTGGTGTTCCTGGGCCTGCTGATTGTGCGCTGCTTCCGCATCCTGCTGGACCCCTACAGCAGCATGCCGTCCTCACACTGGGGGGACGGGCTGGAGGGACTGGAGAAAGGGACGTTTGAGTACGCGCTTACCTGA